CCGGGCCCCGTCTCAGCTGGTGCGCTTGCCGTCGAAACGGCGCATGCGGGTCAGGACGGAGTCGGCGGTGGGGTTGTGCATCTCGTCGACGATCGCGCCGTCGGCGAGGAACAGCACCCGGTCCGCGTGGCCGGCGGCGACCGGGTCGTGGGTGACCATCACGATGGTCTGGCCGAGTTCGTCCACCGAGCGGCGCAGGAAGCCGAGCACCTCGGCGCCGGAGCGGGAGTCGAGGTTGCCGGTGGGCTCGTCGCCGAAGATGATCTCGGGCCGGGCGGCCAGCGCGCGGGCCACCGCGACGCGCTGCTGCTGGCCGCCGGAGAGCTGGCCGGGGCGGTGCTTGAGCCGGCCGGACAGGCCGACGGTGTCGATCACCTGCTGCAGCCAGGCCTGGTCGGGCTTGCGGCCCGCGATGTCCATCGGCAGCGTGATGTTCTCCACCGCGTTCAGCGTGGGCAGCAGGTTGAACGCCTGGAAGATGAAGCCGATCTTGTCCCGGCGGAGCTTGGTCAGCTGCTTGTCCTTCAGCCCGGTGACCTCGGTGTCGCCGATCCAGATCCGCCCCGCGGAGACGGTGTCCAGCCCGGCCAGGCAGTGCATCAGCGTCGACTTGCCGGAGCCCGACGGGCCCATGATCGCGGTGAAGCGGCCGCGCTCGATGTCGACGTCGACCGCGTCCAGCGCCGTCACCCGGGTCTCCCCCGCGCCGTA
The window above is part of the Kitasatospora sp. NA04385 genome. Proteins encoded here:
- a CDS encoding ABC transporter ATP-binding protein — encoded protein: MTTAASAAHLSPLPERDGTAARARQVTKAYGAGETRVTALDAVDVDIERGRFTAIMGPSGSGKSTLMHCLAGLDTVSAGRIWIGDTEVTGLKDKQLTKLRRDKIGFIFQAFNLLPTLNAVENITLPMDIAGRKPDQAWLQQVIDTVGLSGRLKHRPGQLSGGQQQRVAVARALAARPEIIFGDEPTGNLDSRSGAEVLGFLRRSVDELGQTIVMVTHDPVAAGHADRVLFLADGAIVDEMHNPTADSVLTRMRRFDGKRTS